The genomic stretch TCCGTGATTTTCTATCGTACTCTGCCCGCAAGCGGTCGTACACGGCTCTGGTTCCTCTACGAGACCGGCCTGAGATCTCCCAAAACCTGGTGTTCTCGTTGTTTTCACCATCCCAGGTAATCCCTGCCTTTTCCGGGTTGGCCACACGGTAGGTGTCCCAGAATCTTCCTTCCTCGAGGAGGCGGACCATGGGAGAGCTCTCCTCGGTCATGTTGAAGTCGCCGAGTAGGACAGTCGGCGCCGTGCCTGAGACGGTCTTCACAAAGTCGAGAATCCGCTCTATCTCCATCTCCCGGCGCCGGAAGACCCGGCGCAGCGTGCGCAGACGTTTCTCGTAATCCCTCTTGGAGATCCTCTTTTCGTCACGCCAGCGTTCCATAAGGTCGAGGATCTCCCTTCCCTCTGGAGGTCCTGGATAGGTATGGGTATGGACGAGATACAGGGGGCTGCCCCGCACCAGTGCGACTCCGGCCATTACATGGCGGGAGTCGGTAAAGTGGAAGCAGAAGAGGTCTCCGTAGATTCCAAAGGGATCACCCGAGATCTGCCTAGCCCCGGCCCGTCGGAGACGGAACTCCCTTTTGGCAAGGATTACCAGGCCCATCTTGAGGTTGACGGGAATCCCCAGGCCTCCGATCTTAATACCCCCATTGTAGACCTTATGGATCTCGTCGTAGCCCAGATCCCTGGCGAGCCTCCTGCCGTAGCCGGGGATGGGGTTTGCCTCCTGGACGGCGATGAAATCGGGCCGCAGCCCGGTGAGTTCCGAGAGGAGGATCTGGTAACGTTTTTCCCTTCTGCCGGAGGGTTCGAGAGGTCTCATCCACAGGATACCCCTCTCTTCGAGACCGAACCAGACGTTGAAAGTGAGGATCGAAAGGGTGTGGGAAGAGGAAGCGAGGGGCGAAGCTTTCATAATCCAGCGAAGAGTCGCGAGATGGAGTCGCGGATCTTAAGGGGAGCCTTACACGAAGAGGGCATCGGCCACCCTCTCCACCATGGGTAGTCCCTTGACCTCCTTCTCGAAGAGCGGTGCCTCCCCGCAGAAGTTGTCAAAGGAGCGGGTAATCTCTTCTCTGTATCTCTCCTGCATGGCGATCCGATTACGAATGAACTCGGCCGTATTTTCGTCTATTTCGGATTTATCGATCACCTCATTGACGATGACCCCTCCGATGGGGATGCCGAAATCCTTGAACCATCCGATGAAACGTTTGATCACGGCTATGGGGAGGCTTTCGAGGAGGGTCACGAAGAAGAAGGCGGTCTTTTCCTGGTCGGTGAGGAGTCCCCTCATCTTCTCGATTCTGTCCCGGAAGGTGATCAGATAGTCGAGCAGGGGATCCCGTTCATCCTCCGGTTTCTTCTTTCGGAAAGAGAGGCTGAGTCTCATCTGCCGGGCTTCTTCGCGGCTCTTGTACATCTTGTTCACCCAGAGGGCGTAGACCTTTGACATCCCGAGGAGCCTCCTGGCGTTGGCCGTTGGGGCCGTATCGAAGATGTACACCTCGTATTCGTCCTCAAAGATGATATTGATCATATTCTCGAACATGGCTGATTCTTCAAAGGCGGGATTCATGGTGGCTGACTCCACGAAATCCTCGGCCTTGGTGGGTATATCGGCGAATTTCAGAAACCAGGCAATCTTGTCCTTGATGTCGTTCTTGGATCTCTGAATGGTTTCCGACGTGTCGATTTCACTCGCATACAGGTTGGGCGCCCCTTTCACGGCGACCGGTTTGCCGAATACGTTCTGCTCGAGGAGGTTTGACAGGCTGTGTACCGGGTTGGTGGAGGCGAGGAGTGTCTTCTTCCCCTGTCGAGAAAACCACAGCGCCGTCGCACCTGCGACTACGGTCTTGCCTACCCCCCCCTTGCCGCCGAAATACAGATACCGGAGATTTGGGTGGTCGTGGAAGAACTCTTTCATGGTGAAGTTCATGTCCTCTCCTCCCCGAACATGACCCTGGCCATCCGTTCTATGGTCTCGAGGCCTTTGATCTCGTTGTCGAACTCCGGGACCATGGCGAGAACCCTGCCGCCAAACCTCTCTCTTATGGTGTTCAGACACGTCCTCTGCATCTCGATCCTGTTTCTCAGGTACTCCGGAATTCTCTCCTTCTCCAGGTCCTGGGAGATGACTCGATTGACAAGATAGCCGGTCAGAGGAACGTTGAATTTTGCAAAGAGCCCAGCCGCTTTGATCGTATCATCGATCACCATGTCTTCTGGGGTGAGAACAAAATAGAAGGCCGTCTTCTCCGTATCGGTCATGATTCTGGAGGAGGCGCCGATCCTGTTCTTGATGTAGAGAAGCTCTTCATAGATTGCGTCTTCCTCGGTCTGTTTTTCCCGCCGCATGGTTGCTATGACCGAGTCATACTCTCTCATCTGTTCTCTCAGGCCGGTGATCTTCTGTAGCCATGCGTCGTAGATCGACCCCATGCTGAGGTAGTAGAGGGCGTGGCCCAGGGGGACCAGATCATAGATATAGTAGTCATACCCTCCCTGGATCACGATATCGACTACGGCGTCGAATATGGCGCTCTCCTCCATGGCAGGTTCGGCAGAGGCAGCCTCTATGTAATGTTCGATCTCCTCTGGAATCTTCTCCATTCCGTACATGTCGATGATTTTCTGGCGGATTTCTTTCTGATAGTCCTTGATCCGGCGGTCCGCGTCGATCTCCTGTGCATAGAGGTTCGGGATGATCTCGACGGCTCCCTTGCCGAAAATGTCTCTTTCGAAGATATCGCTCAGCGAAGCCTGGGGATCCACTGAGAATACGAGAACCCTCTTGCCCTGTTTTGCCAGCCAATAGGCCGTGGCCGCCGAGAACGTGGTCTTGCCCAGCCCTCCCTTCCCGCCGTACATTACATACCTGCGATTGGGATATTTCTGAAACATCTCAGCCAGAGACATGCCAACCTCCTTTGAACCTCATCGGAGAGACGGGAAACCCTCCGAGTGGGCTGGAAGCCCGTGCGGAATCTCCCGGGCCTCTCTCTGCTGATGGGGGAACCGTCGTGGGCAAGCCGATTCACACGGGCAGGAAGACGGTCCTTGTCTTCCGCTTCTAGTACATAGAATCCATCAGATCCTTTTCCCTGAGCATCCGCCGTTTCCAGGTGGAGATCTGGGGAACAACATAAGGCAGGAGCCGAAGGGAGTAATAGGGCGGCAGCACGGGAACTCCGAGCATGTCACCCATGGTGATGAGGATGAAGAGGTGCTCCATGCTGGACCGCGTCTTAAGAGCCTGACGGGCCATACCGTGGGTTGCCATGCCGTAAGTGAAATCCCTGAAAAATCCAACAAACTTGCTACCCAAGCTCTCCTTTTCCTTTTCAGGAGGTGCCTTTTCCGCCATCTCAGCTTTTCCCCCTCATCGTCAGAGTATGCCGACACGATCGAGTGATCAATCCCGCACCATGTCGAAGATATCCCTCGGCTTGAGAACTCTCCTCTTCCACCGGGGGAACCGCCCAGCACAGTATGGTACGAGTCTCAAATGGTAGATCCCGGGAAAGAGTGGCAGACCGACTGTTTCCCCGAGTACGAGGAGCGTGAAAAGGTCCTCCGCGTCGGCCTTCTCTTCGTGGACTTCCTGTACCATACCGTGAAGAAGGAAGCCGTATAGAAAATCCTTGACCCCTTGAAGCAGTTCGTGCCTCTTCATCCGGCTTTTTCCATGCCCCCTCAGGTAGCCGCTGGAACGCTCTCCGTCAATAGAATAAAACTTATTGAAATCAAATGCAAGATTGAGGCAAGGGGGGGTGTCCCCCCCCTTTCAGGTCCCTTTGATCCAGCCGTCCTCAGGCCTTCGCTTCTGCCGCTTCGGCCGGGGTCTTGCCGTATTCGGCCTTATACTTCTGGAAGGCCTTGTACCCGTCCCAGGCGAGGATTACGGCAAGGATGATGAGCAGGATGCCGCAGCCGCCGGACAGCAGATTCCCGAAGATCTTTCCCCCCGTGACCTTGCCCGTGAAAACCGCAGGAAGGAGCTTGAAGAAGGATGTGTAGAACAGGGCTGCCACGGTGGTCGCGTACATGAAGAACATGGGGTAGATGGCGATCCTGTAGTTCTTCCCCTTGGAGACCAGGTAAAGAGTGACCAGAAGCAGGGCCAGGGATGCCATCATCTGATTGGCTCCTCCGAAAAGAACCCAGATGTAGAGCCAAGTGCCGGTCTTGATCAGGACGAAAGCGATGATCAGCGCGGCGACCGTCGCCACGTGGTGGTTCTTGGCAATGCCGATCTTGTCTCCCAGCAGTTCGATGGTGGCAACCTTCATGAATCGGAAAACCAGGTTGACGATGGTGAGTGCGAGGATGAGGATCATTGCCCCGGAGACCGACTTTGCATAGGAGGCGGGTATTCCGATGGCCCCCATGGCCCCCCCCAGGCCTGCCGTAAAGATGCCCACGGGGTTCTTGAGTGCTGCCAGGTACCCGGCCTTATCGGCAAATGCCGTGGCACACACGATCATGGCGATAATTGCGATGGTAAACTCCGCGAACATGGCACCGGCCGTTACGGGCCTCACGTCCATTTCGTTCTCTATCTGACGGGATGTGGCCGTACTCGAGACGAGACTGTGCCACCCGGAGATAGATCCGCACGCTATGGTGACGAAAAGAAGCGGCCAGAGGGGGCCTATGCCGATGCTCCAGTTGGTAAAGGCTGGAAGGGTCATCGGCTTGGCGCCCACGAGGATGCCGAGAACACCGGCGATGATGCCGAAATAGACGACATAGACCGAGGAGTAGTTGTATGGCTGGATGAACATCCAGACCGGGAGGATGGCGCTGAAGTATGCGAAGATGCAGATGCACACGAGAAACGTCGTGTAGGAGGCTTTGATGGGCAGGTAGTTCCCGATCCAGATCGATGCAAAAATCAGGACAATCGCTAGAATCGTCGTGGCGATGATATTGACCTTTGCCCGATATATCATCTGGCCCACCAGAAAACTGACCCCCACCACCACGAGCAGTGGAAATGGAAGGGCTGGATTGCCCACGAGGCCCTTTGTGATGACATGGCCAAAGGCGGCGGCCACGAGCAACAGATAGAAATAGATAAAGGTCAGAAGAATGCCCCTGGCCCGGGGAGATATCAGCTTGTAGCTGATTGCGCCGAAGGTCTCCCCATCGTGCCGGATCGACACCATGGCACTGGAATAGTCGTGGATCCATCCGATGAAGAGGACCCCTAATCCCAGC from Deltaproteobacteria bacterium encodes the following:
- a CDS encoding endonuclease/exonuclease/phosphatase family protein translates to MKASPLASSSHTLSILTFNVWFGLEERGILWMRPLEPSGRREKRYQILLSELTGLRPDFIAVQEANPIPGYGRRLARDLGYDEIHKVYNGGIKIGGLGIPVNLKMGLVILAKREFRLRRAGARQISGDPFGIYGDLFCFHFTDSRHVMAGVALVRGSPLYLVHTHTYPGPPEGREILDLMERWRDEKRISKRDYEKRLRTLRRVFRRREMEIERILDFVKTVSGTAPTVLLGDFNMTEESSPMVRLLEEGRFWDTYRVANPEKAGITWDGENNENTRFWEISGRSRRGTRAVYDRLRAEYDRKSRRIDYILLNSAFDSEQILESRVVLDRPVDGVHASDHYGVLTTVALKP
- a CDS encoding TRC40/GET3/ArsA family transport-energizing ATPase; translation: MNFTMKEFFHDHPNLRYLYFGGKGGVGKTVVAGATALWFSRQGKKTLLASTNPVHSLSNLLEQNVFGKPVAVKGAPNLYASEIDTSETIQRSKNDIKDKIAWFLKFADIPTKAEDFVESATMNPAFEESAMFENMINIIFEDEYEVYIFDTAPTANARRLLGMSKVYALWVNKMYKSREEARQMRLSLSFRKKKPEDERDPLLDYLITFRDRIEKMRGLLTDQEKTAFFFVTLLESLPIAVIKRFIGWFKDFGIPIGGVIVNEVIDKSEIDENTAEFIRNRIAMQERYREEITRSFDNFCGEAPLFEKEVKGLPMVERVADALFV
- a CDS encoding TRC40/GET3/ArsA family transport-energizing ATPase, whose product is MSLAEMFQKYPNRRYVMYGGKGGLGKTTFSAATAYWLAKQGKRVLVFSVDPQASLSDIFERDIFGKGAVEIIPNLYAQEIDADRRIKDYQKEIRQKIIDMYGMEKIPEEIEHYIEAASAEPAMEESAIFDAVVDIVIQGGYDYYIYDLVPLGHALYYLSMGSIYDAWLQKITGLREQMREYDSVIATMRREKQTEEDAIYEELLYIKNRIGASSRIMTDTEKTAFYFVLTPEDMVIDDTIKAAGLFAKFNVPLTGYLVNRVISQDLEKERIPEYLRNRIEMQRTCLNTIRERFGGRVLAMVPEFDNEIKGLETIERMARVMFGEERT